From a single Fusobacterium ulcerans ATCC 49185 genomic region:
- the secF gene encoding protein translocase subunit SecF: MQIEIIKNSKKFVGLSLVIVVLSLGAFFIKGLNYGIDFSGGNLFQLRFEKPVTLNDINNNLDEISKEINQVNPNSRKVQISEDNTVIIRTPELTETEKAEVLDSLKKIGTFDVNKEEKVGASVGEELKTSAIYALGIGAFLIILYITFRFEFTFAVAAVAALFHDLIIAVGVISLLGYEVDTPFIAAILTILGYSINDTIVVFDRIRENLKRKNKTSFEDCLNKSVNQVMIRSINTSVTTLFAIIAILVFGGDSLKTFIVTLLIGILAGTYSSVFIATPLVYFLDKNKKGPNKGLKSLGEEKKKESKNEEKILV, translated from the coding sequence ATGCAAATAGAAATTATAAAAAATAGTAAAAAATTTGTAGGACTATCATTAGTTATTGTTGTTCTTTCTCTTGGAGCTTTTTTCATAAAAGGGCTTAACTATGGTATTGATTTTTCTGGAGGAAACTTATTCCAACTGAGATTTGAGAAACCAGTAACATTGAATGATATTAACAATAATTTAGATGAAATTTCTAAAGAGATAAATCAGGTAAATCCTAACAGTAGAAAAGTGCAAATTTCTGAAGATAATACTGTTATTATAAGAACACCTGAGCTTACTGAAACAGAAAAGGCAGAAGTTCTTGACAGCTTAAAAAAAATTGGAACTTTTGATGTAAATAAAGAGGAGAAAGTAGGAGCAAGTGTTGGGGAAGAATTGAAAACTTCAGCAATATATGCTCTAGGGATAGGAGCTTTTCTTATAATTCTTTATATAACTTTCAGATTTGAATTTACATTTGCAGTGGCAGCAGTAGCAGCATTGTTCCATGATCTTATTATAGCTGTTGGAGTAATTTCACTTTTAGGTTATGAAGTGGATACACCATTTATAGCAGCAATACTTACTATACTTGGATATTCTATCAATGATACAATAGTTGTATTTGATAGAATAAGAGAAAATCTAAAACGTAAAAATAAAACTTCATTTGAGGATTGTTTAAATAAAAGTGTAAATCAAGTAATGATAAGATCTATTAATACATCTGTAACTACATTATTTGCTATTATTGCTATACTTGTTTTTGGTGGAGACAGTTTAAAAACATTTATTGTTACTCTTTTGATTGGTATTCTTGCAGGAACTTATAGTTCAGTATTTATTGCAACACCATTGGTATATTTCCTTGATAAAAATAAAAAAGGGCCAAATAAAGGACTTAAAAGTTTGGGAGAGGAAAAAAAGAAAGAATCAAAGAATGAAGAAAAAATATTAGTTTAA
- the secD gene encoding protein translocase subunit SecD, with translation MGSKLLMRLSLVIVVVIGAIWLSFFKPTKLGLDLKGGVYVVLEAVPDEGVTLDDAAMNRLIEVLDRRINGLGVAESLVQKAGSNRVIIELPGISNTEDAINMIGKTALLEFKLENPDGTLGETLLTGGALKKADVSYDNLGRPQIQFEMNQEGAVRFAEITRNNIGRKLAITLDGKVQTAPMINSEIPSGNGVITGNYTVEEAKATATLLNAGALPVKAEIVETRTVGASLGDESIAQSKQAAVFAMILIGVFMIVFYRLPGIVANIALIIFGLITFGCLNFIDATLTLPGIAGLILSAGMAVDANVIIFERIKEELRLGNTIRNAIDAGFSKGFVAIFDSNLTTLIITVILFTFGTGPVKGFAVTLTIGTLASMFTAITITKILLLTFITVFKLSRPELFGVRGKTACK, from the coding sequence ATGGGATCAAAATTATTAATGAGATTGTCTCTTGTTATAGTTGTGGTAATAGGAGCTATATGGCTTAGCTTTTTTAAACCAACTAAACTTGGGCTGGACTTAAAAGGTGGAGTGTATGTAGTACTGGAAGCTGTACCAGATGAAGGGGTAACTCTTGATGATGCAGCAATGAACAGACTTATTGAAGTTCTGGACAGAAGAATAAATGGATTGGGAGTAGCAGAATCACTTGTTCAAAAAGCTGGAAGCAACAGAGTAATAATCGAACTTCCAGGAATAAGCAATACAGAAGATGCAATAAACATGATAGGAAAAACAGCTTTGTTGGAGTTTAAACTTGAAAATCCAGATGGGACTCTTGGAGAAACTCTTTTAACTGGAGGAGCATTAAAGAAGGCAGATGTATCTTATGACAACTTAGGAAGACCTCAAATTCAATTTGAAATGAATCAAGAGGGAGCAGTAAGATTTGCTGAGATCACAAGAAATAACATAGGAAGAAAACTTGCTATCACACTAGATGGAAAAGTACAGACAGCTCCTATGATCAATTCAGAAATACCAAGTGGAAATGGGGTAATTACAGGAAATTATACTGTAGAAGAAGCAAAAGCAACAGCTACACTTTTAAACGCAGGAGCTCTTCCAGTAAAAGCTGAAATAGTTGAAACAAGAACTGTTGGAGCATCTCTTGGAGATGAGTCAATAGCTCAAAGTAAACAAGCAGCAGTATTTGCAATGATACTTATAGGAGTTTTTATGATAGTGTTCTATAGACTTCCAGGAATAGTTGCAAATATAGCTCTTATAATATTTGGACTTATAACTTTTGGATGTCTTAACTTTATAGATGCAACATTAACTCTTCCTGGTATAGCAGGACTTATTCTGTCAGCAGGTATGGCAGTTGATGCAAATGTTATCATATTTGAAAGAATAAAAGAAGAACTTAGATTGGGAAATACTATACGTAATGCAATAGATGCAGGATTTAGCAAGGGATTTGTAGCTATCTTTGACTCAAACCTTACAACATTGATAATAACTGTTATTCTTTTCACTTTTGGAACTGGTCCTGTAAAAGGATTTGCTGTAACATTAACAATAGGTACATTGGCATCTATGTTTACAGCTATCACAATTACTAAGATACTTTTACTTACTTTCATCACAGTATTTAAATTAAGCAGACCAGAATTATTTGGAGTTAGGGGGAAAACAGCATGCAAATAG
- the lptB gene encoding LPS export ABC transporter ATP-binding protein — protein sequence MRSLVAQNLCKSYKKRTVVDNVSLEVNKGEIVGLLGPNGAGKTTTFYMITGIIKPESGKVYCDNADVTTYPMFKRANLGIGYLAQEPSVFRNLTVEENIAAVLEMKGVVSKEQQEIIEKLMEEFKLTHVRKSLGYSLSGGERRRIEIARTIANNPSFILLDEPFAGVDPIAVEDIQQIIRYLRNRGLGILITDHSVRETLRITEKAYIMANGKVLISGTPEEISNDETARKIYLGEKFKLD from the coding sequence ATGAGAAGTTTGGTAGCTCAGAATCTTTGTAAAAGCTATAAAAAGAGAACAGTAGTGGATAATGTCAGCCTTGAGGTAAATAAAGGAGAAATAGTAGGTCTTTTAGGTCCTAATGGAGCAGGAAAAACTACTACTTTCTATATGATAACAGGAATAATAAAACCTGAAAGTGGTAAAGTTTATTGTGATAATGCTGATGTGACAACTTATCCTATGTTTAAAAGAGCTAATTTAGGAATAGGGTATCTAGCTCAGGAGCCATCTGTTTTCAGAAATCTTACAGTAGAAGAAAATATTGCAGCAGTTCTTGAAATGAAAGGAGTAGTTTCTAAAGAGCAACAAGAGATAATAGAAAAGCTCATGGAAGAATTTAAACTTACTCATGTAAGAAAATCTTTAGGATATTCATTATCTGGTGGTGAAAGAAGAAGAATAGAAATAGCCAGAACAATAGCAAATAACCCAAGTTTTATACTATTGGATGAACCTTTTGCTGGAGTTGACCCAATAGCAGTTGAAGATATACAGCAGATAATAAGATATTTGAGAAACAGAGGATTGGGAATACTGATAACGGACCACAGTGTAAGAGAAACATTGCGTATTACAGAAAAAGCATATATAATGGCAAATGGAAAAGTTTTAATCAGTGGAACACCAGAAGAGATATCTAATGATGAAACAGCAAGAAAAATTTATTTAGGTGAAAAATTTAAATTAGATTAA
- a CDS encoding class I SAM-dependent rRNA methyltransferase: MTKIILISGKEKKIINFYPNVFKDEIKTIIGNVKTGDIVDVCSSDMAFVGRGYVTDSTSAFVRILTTKDEKIDKNFILEKIRKAYKKREHLFNETNCIRAFFSEGDGIPGLIIDKFDKYVSVQFRNSGVETFRQDIINSIKKVMKPKGIYERSDVENRTLEGVEQKTGIVFGEIPERVIMEDNGLKYSIDIIDGQKTGFFLDQRDSRKFIRKYLTKDTKFLDVFSSSGGFSMAALKENCKKVTAIDKEPHALELCRENYTLNEFTGDFVTMEGDAFLLLKTLIGRGEKFDVITLDPPSLIKRKADIHRGRDFFFDLCDDSFKLLNEGGILGVITCAYHITLQDLIEVTRMAASKNGKLLQVIGINYQPEDHPWILHVPETLYLKALWVKIVDN; this comes from the coding sequence ATGACAAAAATTATATTAATAAGTGGTAAAGAGAAGAAGATAATAAATTTCTATCCCAATGTTTTCAAGGATGAGATAAAAACTATAATAGGAAATGTAAAAACTGGAGATATAGTAGATGTATGTTCATCTGATATGGCTTTTGTAGGAAGAGGATATGTAACAGATTCTACATCAGCTTTTGTGAGAATACTTACTACAAAAGATGAGAAAATAGATAAAAATTTTATTCTTGAAAAAATTAGAAAAGCTTATAAAAAAAGAGAACATCTTTTTAATGAAACTAATTGTATAAGAGCTTTTTTTTCAGAAGGAGATGGAATACCTGGGTTAATTATAGATAAATTTGACAAGTATGTATCTGTGCAGTTTAGAAATTCTGGAGTGGAAACTTTTAGACAGGATATAATAAATAGCATTAAAAAAGTAATGAAACCAAAAGGTATATATGAGAGAAGTGATGTTGAAAATAGAACTCTTGAAGGGGTGGAACAGAAAACAGGAATAGTTTTTGGAGAAATACCTGAAAGAGTTATAATGGAAGACAATGGTCTTAAATATAGTATAGATATAATAGATGGACAAAAAACTGGATTTTTCTTAGATCAGAGAGATTCAAGAAAGTTTATAAGAAAATATCTTACAAAGGATACAAAATTCTTAGATGTATTTTCAAGCAGTGGAGGATTTTCAATGGCTGCTTTGAAAGAAAACTGTAAAAAAGTAACAGCTATAGATAAAGAACCTCATGCATTGGAATTATGCAGAGAAAATTATACTTTAAATGAATTTACAGGAGATTTTGTAACTATGGAAGGAGATGCTTTTCTTCTTCTTAAAACTCTAATAGGAAGAGGAGAAAAATTTGATGTGATTACATTAGATCCTCCATCTTTAATAAAAAGGAAAGCTGATATACATAGAGGGAGAGATTTTTTCTTTGATCTTTGTGATGACAGTTTTAAACTTTTAAATGAAGGGGGAATACTTGGAGTAATAACATGTGCCTATCATATAACTCTTCAGGATTTGATAGAAGTGACAAGAATGGCAGCATCTAAAAATGGAAAACTTCTTCAAGTGATAGGAATAAATTATCAGCCAGAGGATCATCCATGGATACTTCATGTGCCAGAAACTTTGTATTTAAAAGCTTTATGGGTAAAAATAGTAGATAACTAA
- the alaS gene encoding alanine--tRNA ligase: MLTGNQIRKEFIEFFEAKHHKHFESASLIPDDATLLLTVAGMVPFKPYFLGQKEAPYPRVTTYQKCIRTNDLENVGRTARHHTFFEMLGNFSFGDYFKKEAIEWSWEFVTEVLKIDKEKLWVSVFTTDDEAEQIWIEKCNFPKERLVRLGEDENWWAAGPTGSCGPCSEIHVDLGPAYGGDENSKLGDEGTDNRFIEIWNLVFTEWNRMEDGSLEPLPKKNIDTGAGLERIAAMVQGKSNNFETDLLFPLLEEAVKLTNSQYGRDEEENFSLKVITDHSRAVTFLINDGVIPSNEGRGYVLRRILRRAVRHGRLLGQSELFLYKMVDKVVSMMENAYPDLRSNIDHIKKVVKIEEEKFSRTLDQGMQLVNQEIEKLKSAGITKLDGEVTFKLYDTYGFPYELTEEICQEKEIEISKEEFEAKMTEQKEKARAAREVVMEKGQDSFIEEFYDKYGATEFTGYTTLKDTGKLLSARDGKDGKKLMIFDTTPFYGESGGQAADIGIITGNGFEGKVIDVQKQKGIFTHTVEILKGAPIEGEEYFLEVDEANRLATAKNHTATHLLHEALREVLGSHVQQAGSFVNGERLRFDFNHYEAMTNEEIEKVEELVNEKIAEAIDVSIANMSMDEAKKAGATALFGDKYGDVVRVVTVEGFSVELCGGTHIDNIGKIGLFKIESEAGIAAGIRRIEAVTGKGAYKAVKNIEMLLKNVEKAIKSDEANLLDRVEKMVETIKETSKELEELKSRFTQIEAQALAENSEVINGVTVIMKTFKTTTADDLRKMIDYVKDKMTNTVVVLASGADKAIFAAGVTKELTSKIKAGNLVKEAAVITGGNGGGRPDFAQAGGKDVTKIQEAMNAVKETLKNSL, translated from the coding sequence ATGTTAACAGGAAATCAAATTAGAAAAGAGTTTATTGAGTTTTTTGAAGCAAAACATCATAAACACTTCGAGAGTGCATCTCTTATCCCTGATGATGCAACTTTATTATTAACAGTAGCAGGAATGGTTCCATTTAAACCATATTTTTTAGGTCAGAAAGAAGCTCCATATCCAAGAGTGACAACATATCAAAAATGTATCAGAACGAATGACCTTGAAAATGTTGGAAGAACAGCAAGACATCATACATTCTTTGAAATGCTTGGAAATTTCTCTTTTGGAGACTACTTCAAAAAAGAAGCGATAGAATGGTCTTGGGAATTTGTTACTGAGGTATTAAAAATAGATAAAGAGAAACTTTGGGTATCAGTATTTACAACAGATGATGAGGCAGAACAAATCTGGATAGAGAAATGTAATTTTCCAAAAGAAAGACTTGTAAGATTAGGAGAGGATGAGAACTGGTGGGCAGCAGGGCCTACTGGATCATGCGGACCATGTTCAGAAATTCATGTGGATTTAGGACCAGCTTATGGTGGAGATGAAAACTCTAAACTTGGCGATGAAGGAACAGACAATCGTTTTATTGAAATCTGGAATCTTGTATTTACTGAATGGAACAGAATGGAAGATGGAAGTCTTGAACCTCTTCCTAAGAAAAACATAGATACTGGAGCTGGACTTGAAAGAATAGCTGCTATGGTACAAGGAAAATCAAATAACTTTGAAACAGATCTTTTATTCCCATTGTTAGAGGAAGCAGTAAAACTTACTAACTCACAATATGGAAGAGATGAGGAAGAAAACTTCTCATTAAAAGTAATAACAGACCATTCAAGAGCAGTTACTTTCTTGATCAATGATGGAGTTATACCATCAAACGAAGGAAGAGGATATGTTCTGAGAAGAATATTGAGAAGAGCAGTAAGACATGGAAGACTTTTAGGACAATCAGAATTATTCTTATATAAGATGGTTGATAAAGTAGTAAGCATGATGGAAAATGCTTATCCAGATCTTAGAAGTAATATTGATCACATTAAAAAAGTTGTAAAAATAGAAGAGGAAAAATTCTCTCGTACTCTTGATCAAGGTATGCAGCTTGTAAATCAGGAAATTGAAAAGTTAAAATCAGCAGGAATTACTAAACTTGATGGAGAAGTTACATTTAAACTTTATGACACATATGGTTTTCCATATGAATTAACTGAAGAAATATGTCAGGAAAAAGAGATAGAAATATCTAAAGAAGAATTTGAAGCAAAAATGACTGAACAAAAAGAAAAAGCAAGAGCTGCAAGAGAAGTTGTAATGGAAAAAGGACAGGACAGTTTTATTGAGGAGTTTTATGATAAATATGGAGCTACTGAATTTACTGGATACACAACTCTTAAAGATACAGGAAAACTTTTAAGTGCAAGAGATGGAAAAGATGGCAAGAAACTTATGATATTTGATACAACTCCATTTTATGGAGAGTCTGGAGGACAGGCAGCAGATATTGGTATCATTACTGGAAATGGATTTGAAGGTAAAGTTATAGATGTTCAAAAACAAAAAGGAATATTTACACATACTGTAGAAATATTAAAAGGAGCTCCAATAGAAGGAGAGGAATATTTCCTAGAAGTTGATGAGGCGAATAGACTAGCAACAGCTAAAAATCATACAGCTACTCATTTGCTTCATGAAGCATTAAGAGAAGTACTAGGTTCTCATGTACAACAAGCAGGATCATTTGTAAATGGAGAAAGATTAAGATTTGACTTTAACCATTACGAAGCTATGACTAATGAAGAAATAGAAAAAGTAGAAGAATTGGTAAATGAAAAAATAGCTGAAGCTATAGATGTTTCAATTGCTAATATGAGTATGGATGAAGCTAAAAAAGCTGGAGCTACAGCATTATTTGGAGATAAATATGGAGATGTAGTAAGAGTAGTGACTGTAGAAGGTTTTTCTGTGGAACTTTGTGGAGGAACTCATATAGACAATATAGGAAAAATAGGACTATTCAAAATAGAAAGTGAAGCAGGAATAGCTGCTGGAATCAGAAGAATTGAAGCTGTAACTGGAAAAGGAGCATATAAAGCAGTTAAAAACATTGAAATGCTTCTAAAAAATGTAGAAAAAGCTATAAAGTCTGATGAAGCTAATCTTCTGGACAGAGTTGAAAAAATGGTAGAAACAATCAAAGAAACGAGCAAAGAACTTGAAGAATTAAAAAGTAGATTTACTCAAATAGAAGCTCAGGCTTTAGCAGAAAATTCTGAGGTTATCAATGGAGTAACAGTTATCATGAAAACTTTTAAAACTACGACAGCTGATGATCTTAGAAAAATGATAGACTATGTAAAAGATAAAATGACTAATACAGTTGTAGTTTTAGCATCAGGAGCAGATAAAGCTATATTTGCTGCTGGAGTAACTAAAGAACTTACTTCTAAAATAAAAGCTGGAAATCTTGTAAAAGAAGCTGCTGTAATCACTGGGGGAAATGGTGGAGGAAGACCTGATTTTGCTCAAGCTGGTGGAAAAGATGTAACTAAAATACAAGAAGCTATGAATGCTGTAAAAGAAACTTTAAAAAATTCTTTATAA
- the ruvX gene encoding Holliday junction resolvase RuvX, translating into MYKKYISLDVGDVRIGVARSDIMGIVATPLEVIDRKKTKAVKRIKELCIQENTKALVVGIPKSLDGTEKRQAEKVREFIAKLNKEIEGLEIIEVDERLTTVSADRMLNESNKKGALEKRKVVDKIAAAIILQTFLDTKR; encoded by the coding sequence ATGTATAAAAAATATATTTCCTTAGATGTAGGAGATGTGAGGATAGGAGTAGCAAGATCTGATATAATGGGGATAGTAGCTACTCCCCTTGAAGTAATAGACAGAAAAAAAACAAAAGCAGTAAAAAGAATCAAAGAACTTTGTATTCAAGAAAATACAAAAGCATTAGTAGTAGGTATCCCTAAAAGTCTGGATGGGACTGAAAAAAGACAGGCAGAGAAAGTCAGAGAGTTCATAGCAAAATTGAACAAAGAGATTGAAGGTTTGGAAATAATAGAAGTTGATGAAAGACTTACTACTGTATCAGCAGATAGAATGTTGAATGAATCAAACAAAAAGGGCGCTTTGGAAAAGAGAAAGGTAGTTGATAAAATAGCTGCTGCTATAATACTTCAAACTTTCTTAGATACAAAAAGATAA
- the alr gene encoding alanine racemase: MRAWLEIDMDNLKYNLDKIKELVHGTNVLGVIKANSYGFGAIETAKELSKHGVEIFGVASLEEAMELREGGIEEEILILGSLFNDEIEIAAEKHFQITISSMRQVEFLESNKIDAEIHIKIDTGMGRLGFTPEKGKEAVDYCAEKGIKVIGIYSHLSDADGMSDEAYNYTKEQINKFKIFEEYKNIKYIHILNSGGILRFNDGFKGNLVRAGICMYGMLGNERIPGFKRVFTMKTRILFIRTLEEDSYISYGRTVKLKEGETFATLAIGYADGMKKEFSNKTYALIEGEKCPIVGEICMDMCMVKIPESILKKINIGTEAIVIRDDIIEEINSIHKSTWDILTGIGRRVYRVYKKNGTPYLITR; the protein is encoded by the coding sequence ATGAGAGCTTGGTTAGAAATCGATATGGACAATTTAAAATATAATCTAGATAAAATTAAAGAATTAGTCCATGGCACGAATGTATTAGGAGTTATAAAAGCTAATAGTTATGGATTCGGAGCTATCGAAACTGCTAAAGAGCTTTCAAAACATGGAGTTGAAATCTTTGGAGTAGCCTCTTTAGAAGAAGCAATGGAACTAAGAGAAGGCGGAATAGAAGAAGAGATACTTATATTAGGTTCACTTTTTAATGATGAGATAGAAATAGCTGCAGAGAAACATTTTCAAATAACTATAAGCAGTATGAGACAGGTAGAATTTTTAGAATCCAATAAAATAGATGCAGAAATACATATCAAAATAGATACTGGTATGGGAAGATTAGGATTTACTCCTGAAAAAGGAAAAGAAGCAGTAGATTACTGTGCAGAAAAAGGTATAAAAGTAATTGGTATTTATTCACATCTTTCTGATGCAGATGGAATGAGTGATGAAGCATATAATTATACTAAAGAACAGATAAATAAATTTAAAATATTTGAAGAGTATAAAAATATAAAATATATACATATTTTAAATAGTGGTGGAATACTTAGATTCAATGATGGATTTAAAGGAAATCTAGTAAGAGCTGGTATATGTATGTATGGTATGTTGGGAAATGAAAGAATACCAGGGTTCAAAAGGGTTTTTACAATGAAAACCAGAATACTCTTTATAAGAACTCTTGAAGAGGATTCATATATATCTTATGGAAGAACTGTAAAATTGAAAGAGGGAGAAACTTTTGCCACTCTTGCTATAGGATATGCTGATGGTATGAAAAAGGAATTTTCCAATAAAACATATGCTTTAATCGAAGGAGAAAAATGTCCAATAGTTGGAGAGATATGTATGGATATGTGTATGGTAAAAATACCAGAATCAATTTTGAAAAAAATAAATATAGGTACTGAAGCAATTGTTATAAGAGATGATATAATAGAAGAAATAAATTCTATCCATAAATCAACTTGGGATATATTGACAGGGATAGGAAGAAGAGTATATAGAGTCTACAAAAAGAATGGTACTCCATATTTAATAACAAGATAA
- the lptC gene encoding LPS export ABC transporter periplasmic protein LptC: MNKKKIYIIIFVVIIILGYLNYFKDENDLSDIKKAIETTNVTYDSEDYHVEADKQVDYVDDNETNFEKAKALVKDMVISGDNVFIDKVRNLALKNNILGISPNGWKFNTEAAHYDKLKDEITSDVGVSAENVEKKIKISGKNFITDSKMSYIELKDNVILENDKIKLKGNIGKYSDINKIVTLSGNIAIDGTDQQNGKISGNFLNLKYSIDDKILEAWEPYDVTYNGAKLSAGNLWYQDNTEAFLITKNVMIETNGYKIYVDKIQREANSNIVKFFGKITGSNGVYSFSGKEAVYDITTEELTFYGDVKMTSTKGEELTADKIVYNNNTKFITAYGEKRDAVYISDNGELKSKEFRYNNETKEMFADKKYDYKSQKYDSVGDKFYFNDITKDGYIVNGTMYDKIKKQTAKGKRMDFNTETKIYKVKENSVFENQDYRLESNDITYNGATGKVETPDKYKVTMLKDGTSFTGVGAIYDENTGELVSNGTINAAGRNFVASGENLTYNNKNGTGELQSKISFKNTENGTTVTGDKLLFQKDNYMELIGNLVINSEKIVAKSTRGKYNLKDEKVYIPETINFESHDKTTSGTMSNGVFDVKSSVFTGDNFKGKNVENDIKSDKMKYFTNEDKVEFGKNTVIVTPESRLKGNRLDYNLKTEIVVSPEKYTIEYGDFTIVGSEGTFDNKQGLLKSTNADITSKAGDRFKSDIADGNLREMRIDFIGNAKGNMMHQGKRTDFTGDFARVYFKNDDGYKAIRSEIKKNAVFIQEDKKLQSDYIEADIERSLIFSRDNTKLTVTDAKNGNTIITSDTAEIDINKDIATLVGNVYIENKNPEQGVTIITSEKGIIRQKTGILDLVGNVKIENKESIIEADEGTYNMNTKKIKARGHVFINHKNN; encoded by the coding sequence ATGAATAAAAAGAAAATCTATATAATTATTTTTGTAGTTATAATAATATTAGGTTACTTAAACTATTTTAAAGATGAAAATGATCTTTCTGATATAAAAAAAGCTATCGAAACAACAAATGTTACTTATGATAGTGAAGATTATCATGTTGAAGCAGATAAACAAGTAGATTATGTAGATGATAATGAAACAAATTTTGAAAAGGCAAAAGCACTAGTAAAGGATATGGTAATAAGTGGAGATAATGTATTTATAGACAAAGTGAGAAATTTAGCATTGAAAAATAATATTCTTGGAATAAGTCCAAATGGATGGAAGTTTAATACAGAAGCAGCTCACTATGATAAACTAAAAGATGAAATAACATCAGATGTAGGGGTATCAGCAGAAAATGTTGAGAAGAAAATAAAAATTTCTGGGAAAAATTTCATAACTGACAGTAAAATGAGCTATATAGAATTGAAAGATAATGTAATTCTAGAAAATGATAAAATAAAACTGAAAGGGAATATTGGAAAATATAGTGATATTAATAAGATTGTTACACTTTCAGGAAATATAGCTATTGATGGAACAGATCAACAGAATGGAAAAATATCTGGAAATTTTCTTAATTTGAAATATTCTATAGATGATAAAATTCTTGAAGCATGGGAACCTTATGATGTAACTTATAATGGAGCTAAATTATCAGCAGGAAATCTATGGTATCAAGATAATACAGAAGCATTCTTAATTACTAAAAATGTAATGATAGAAACTAATGGATATAAGATATATGTTGATAAAATACAAAGAGAAGCAAACAGTAATATAGTTAAGTTTTTTGGAAAAATAACTGGAAGCAATGGAGTATATTCTTTTTCTGGAAAAGAAGCAGTATACGATATAACTACAGAAGAACTGACTTTTTATGGAGATGTGAAGATGACATCAACAAAAGGAGAGGAACTGACAGCAGATAAAATAGTATACAATAATAATACTAAATTTATAACTGCATATGGAGAAAAAAGAGATGCAGTATATATTTCAGATAATGGAGAATTGAAAAGTAAAGAATTTAGATATAATAATGAAACAAAAGAAATGTTTGCAGATAAAAAGTATGATTATAAAAGTCAGAAGTATGATAGTGTTGGAGATAAATTCTACTTCAATGATATAACAAAAGATGGATATATAGTAAATGGAACTATGTATGACAAAATTAAGAAGCAAACAGCTAAAGGTAAAAGAATGGATTTTAATACAGAAACAAAAATATATAAAGTAAAAGAAAATTCGGTATTTGAAAATCAAGACTACAGATTAGAAAGCAATGATATAACGTATAATGGAGCTACAGGAAAAGTAGAAACTCCAGATAAATATAAAGTAACGATGTTAAAAGACGGCACATCTTTTACAGGAGTTGGAGCTATATATGATGAAAATACTGGAGAACTTGTAAGTAATGGAACAATAAACGCTGCTGGAAGAAATTTTGTTGCTAGTGGAGAAAATCTTACTTATAATAATAAAAATGGAACTGGAGAACTTCAAAGTAAGATTTCATTTAAAAATACAGAAAATGGAACTACTGTAACTGGGGATAAACTCTTATTCCAAAAAGATAATTATATGGAGCTAATTGGAAATCTTGTAATAAATAGTGAAAAAATAGTAGCAAAATCAACAAGAGGAAAGTATAATTTAAAAGATGAAAAAGTATATATACCTGAAACTATAAATTTTGAAAGTCATGATAAAACTACATCAGGCACTATGTCAAATGGAGTATTTGATGTAAAATCTTCGGTATTTACTGGAGATAATTTTAAAGGTAAAAATGTAGAAAACGATATAAAAAGTGACAAAATGAAATATTTTACAAATGAAGATAAGGTAGAATTTGGAAAAAATACTGTTATAGTAACTCCAGAAAGCAGGTTGAAAGGAAATAGACTTGACTATAACCTTAAAACTGAAATAGTCGTTTCTCCTGAAAAATATACAATAGAGTATGGAGATTTTACTATAGTTGGAAGTGAAGGAACTTTTGATAATAAGCAAGGATTATTAAAAAGTACAAATGCAGATATAACTTCTAAAGCTGGAGATAGATTTAAGTCAGATATAGCAGATGGAAATCTGAGAGAGATGAGAATAGATTTCATAGGGAATGCAAAAGGAAATATGATGCATCAAGGAAAACGTACAGACTTTACAGGAGATTTTGCAAGAGTTTACTTTAAAAATGATGATGGTTACAAAGCAATAAGAAGTGAAATTAAAAAGAATGCTGTATTTATTCAAGAAGATAAAAAACTTCAATCTGATTATATTGAAGCAGATATAGAAAGAAGCCTTATTTTCTCAAGAGATAATACAAAACTTACAGTAACTGATGCTAAAAATGGAAATACTATCATAACTTCTGATACTGCTGAAATAGACATTAATAAAGATATAGCTACTTTAGTAGGAAATGTTTACATTGAAAATAAGAATCCTGAACAGGGAGTAACTATTATAACTTCTGAAAAAGGAATAATCAGACAAAAAACTGGTATACTAGATCTTGTGGGAAATGTAAAAATAGAAAATAAAGAATCTATAATAGAAGCAGATGAAGGAACTTATAATATGAACACAAAGAAAATAAAAGCAAGAGGGCATGTATTTATAAACCATAAAAATAATTAA